In one Hominilimicola fabiformis genomic region, the following are encoded:
- the ppdK gene encoding pyruvate, phosphate dikinase has product MAKKYCYLFTEGNATMRELLGGKGANLAEMTNIGLPVPQGFTITTEACTQYYEDGRTINPDIMAEINEYIGKMEEITGKKFGDKENPLLVSVRSGARASMPGMMDTILNLGLNEDVVEVIAKKSGNARWAWDCYRRFIQMYSDVVMEVGKKYFEELIDKMKEEKGVTFDVELTADDLKELASQFKAEYKEKIGEDFPSDPKEQLMGAVKAVFRSWDNPRANVYRRDNDIPYSWGTAVNVQSMAFGNMGDDCGTGVAFTRDPATGEKKLMGEFLINAQGEDVVAGVRTPMPIAKMEEEFPEAFAQFKEVCKLLEDHYRDMQDMEFTVENKKLYMLQTRNGKRTAQAALKIACDLVDEGMRTEKEAVAMIDPRNLDTLLHPQFDVAALKAATPMGKALGASPGAAAGKIVFSADDAKEWAARGEKVVLVRLETSPEDIEGMKAAQGILTVRGGMTSHAAVVARGMGTCCVSGCGDIAMDEENKKFTLNGKEYHEGDTISLDGSTGNIYDGIIPTVDASIAGEFGRIMSWADKYRTLKVRTNADTPADAKKAKELGAEGIGLCRTEHMFFEGNRIDAFREMICADTVEEREAALNKILPMQQGDFEQLYEALEGNPVTIRFLDPPLHEFVPTEEEDIELLAKAQGKSVEAIKDIINGLHEANPMMGHRGCRLAVTYPEIAKMQTKAVIRAAINVQKAHADWTIVPEIMIPLIGDIKELKYVKKVVVETADAEIAAAGIELKYEVGTMIEIPRAALTADEIANEADFFCFGTNDLTQLTFGFSRDDAGKFLDAYYDAKIFENDPFAKIDQKGVGKLMETAIKLGKPVNPKLHIGICGEHGGDPSSVEFCHKIGLDYVSCSPFRVPIARLAAAQAKINEEN; this is encoded by the coding sequence ATGGCAAAAAAGTATTGTTACCTTTTTACAGAAGGTAATGCAACTATGAGAGAGTTGCTTGGCGGTAAAGGTGCTAACCTTGCTGAAATGACAAATATCGGTCTTCCGGTACCGCAGGGTTTCACAATTACAACTGAGGCTTGTACTCAATATTACGAAGACGGTCGTACAATCAATCCTGATATTATGGCTGAAATCAACGAGTACATCGGCAAGATGGAAGAAATCACAGGTAAGAAGTTCGGCGATAAGGAAAACCCACTTCTTGTTTCTGTTCGTAGTGGTGCAAGAGCATCAATGCCGGGTATGATGGATACAATCTTGAACCTTGGTCTTAACGAAGACGTTGTTGAAGTTATCGCTAAGAAGTCAGGTAACGCAAGATGGGCTTGGGACTGTTACAGAAGATTTATTCAGATGTATTCAGACGTAGTTATGGAAGTCGGTAAGAAGTATTTTGAAGAACTTATCGACAAGATGAAAGAAGAAAAGGGAGTTACTTTTGACGTTGAGCTTACAGCTGACGACCTAAAGGAACTTGCATCACAATTTAAGGCTGAATATAAGGAAAAGATTGGCGAAGACTTCCCATCAGATCCTAAAGAACAGCTTATGGGTGCCGTTAAAGCCGTATTCCGTTCATGGGATAACCCAAGAGCTAACGTATACCGTCGTGATAACGACATTCCTTATTCATGGGGTACAGCCGTAAACGTACAGTCAATGGCATTCGGTAACATGGGTGATGACTGCGGTACAGGTGTTGCATTTACTCGTGACCCTGCTACAGGCGAAAAGAAGCTTATGGGCGAATTCCTTATAAACGCTCAAGGTGAAGACGTTGTTGCCGGCGTTCGTACACCAATGCCAATCGCAAAGATGGAAGAAGAGTTCCCTGAGGCATTTGCTCAGTTCAAGGAGGTTTGCAAACTTCTTGAAGACCATTACAGAGATATGCAGGATATGGAATTCACTGTTGAAAATAAAAAGCTTTATATGCTACAAACAAGAAACGGTAAGAGAACTGCTCAAGCTGCTTTGAAGATTGCTTGTGACCTTGTTGACGAAGGTATGAGAACAGAAAAAGAAGCTGTTGCAATGATCGACCCAAGAAACCTTGATACACTACTTCACCCTCAATTCGACGTTGCCGCTCTAAAGGCTGCTACACCAATGGGTAAGGCTCTTGGTGCATCTCCGGGTGCCGCAGCAGGTAAGATTGTATTCTCAGCTGACGACGCTAAGGAATGGGCTGCAAGAGGCGAAAAGGTTGTTCTTGTAAGACTTGAAACTTCTCCTGAAGATATCGAAGGTATGAAAGCCGCTCAAGGTATCCTTACAGTTCGCGGCGGTATGACATCTCACGCAGCCGTTGTTGCCCGTGGTATGGGTACATGCTGTGTATCAGGTTGCGGCGACATCGCAATGGACGAAGAAAACAAGAAGTTTACACTTAACGGTAAAGAATATCACGAAGGTGATACAATTTCACTTGACGGTTCAACAGGTAATATCTATGACGGTATTATCCCAACAGTTGACGCATCAATCGCAGGTGAATTCGGCAGAATTATGTCATGGGCTGATAAGTACAGAACACTAAAAGTTCGTACAAACGCAGATACTCCTGCTGACGCTAAGAAAGCTAAGGAGCTTGGTGCAGAAGGTATCGGTCTTTGCCGTACAGAGCATATGTTCTTTGAAGGCAACAGAATTGACGCATTCAGAGAAATGATTTGTGCCGATACAGTTGAAGAAAGAGAAGCAGCTCTTAATAAGATTCTTCCTATGCAACAAGGTGACTTCGAGCAACTTTACGAGGCTCTTGAAGGTAACCCTGTAACAATCAGATTCTTGGACCCACCTCTACACGAGTTCGTTCCTACAGAAGAAGAAGATATTGAATTGCTTGCAAAGGCTCAAGGCAAGAGCGTTGAGGCTATTAAGGATATTATCAACGGTTTACACGAAGCTAACCCTATGATGGGTCACAGAGGTTGCCGTCTTGCAGTAACATATCCTGAAATTGCAAAAATGCAGACAAAGGCTGTTATTCGTGCAGCTATCAACGTTCAAAAGGCTCACGCTGATTGGACAATCGTTCCTGAAATTATGATTCCGCTTATCGGCGACATCAAGGAATTGAAGTACGTTAAGAAAGTCGTTGTAGAAACAGCTGACGCTGAAATCGCTGCAGCAGGTATCGAACTTAAGTACGAAGTTGGTACAATGATCGAAATCCCTCGTGCGGCTCTAACAGCTGACGAAATCGCTAACGAAGCTGACTTCTTCTGTTTCGGTACAAACGACCTTACTCAACTTACATTCGGTTTCTCTCGTGACGACGCAGGTAAGTTCCTTGACGCTTACTATGACGCTAAAATCTTTGAAAACGATCCGTTCGCTAAGATTGACCAAAAGGGTGTTGGTAAGCTTATGGAAACAGCTATTAAGCTTGGTAAGCCGGTTAATCCAAAACTTCACATCGGTATCTGCGGTGAACACGGCGGCGACCCATCATCAGTTGAGTTCTGCCACAAGATTGGTCTTGACTATGTTTCATGCTCACCATTCCGTGTGCCAATCGCAAGACTTGCAGCTGCTCAAGCTAAGATTAACGAAGAAAACTAA
- a CDS encoding ABC transporter substrate-binding protein: MKNLKKIIAMGLTAALCAVSLAGCGGTQNGGTDGATDTNAKDTYKIGVLQYADHPSLDNCREGFKQGLDSEGIKYDITESSAKGDDSTNTQIAQQFVSQGMDLVCGIATPSAQACYNAAYEAKIPVIFNAVSDPVAAKLAESDTQAMDGITGVSDMLPVDEQLKLIREMLPDAKKIGILYTTSEANSVSTIETYKQKVGEYGFELVEKGITNAAEIPQAVDLLVSEVDCISNMTDNTVVENLPILLEKATAKNIPVFGSEEEQVGNGCIASAGIDYIELGKKAGVMAARVLKGEDVKNIPYETLTESKITINTDAAEKIGVTIPQSITDRAEVKNAPSES, from the coding sequence ATGAAAAATTTAAAGAAGATTATTGCAATGGGACTAACAGCCGCACTATGTGCCGTTTCTTTGGCAGGTTGCGGAGGCACACAAAACGGTGGAACTGACGGAGCAACAGACACAAATGCTAAAGATACATACAAAATCGGTGTACTTCAATACGCAGACCACCCGTCGCTTGATAACTGCCGTGAGGGCTTTAAGCAGGGACTTGATTCAGAGGGTATCAAGTATGATATTACAGAATCATCTGCAAAAGGCGACGACTCAACAAATACACAAATCGCACAGCAATTTGTTTCACAAGGTATGGACCTTGTATGCGGTATCGCAACACCGTCTGCACAGGCTTGCTACAATGCGGCTTATGAAGCAAAAATTCCTGTAATCTTTAACGCAGTTTCAGACCCTGTTGCCGCAAAGCTTGCAGAAAGCGATACACAGGCAATGGACGGAATTACAGGTGTAAGCGATATGTTGCCTGTTGACGAACAGTTAAAGCTTATCCGTGAAATGTTGCCTGACGCAAAGAAAATCGGTATACTTTACACAACAAGTGAAGCAAATTCTGTTTCTACAATAGAAACATACAAGCAAAAAGTAGGCGAATACGGTTTTGAACTTGTTGAAAAGGGTATTACAAATGCCGCTGAAATTCCGCAGGCAGTAGACCTTTTGGTAAGTGAAGTTGACTGTATCTCAAATATGACAGACAACACAGTTGTTGAAAACTTGCCTATACTTCTTGAAAAGGCAACTGCTAAAAACATTCCTGTATTCGGCAGTGAAGAAGAACAAGTAGGAAACGGCTGTATAGCGTCAGCCGGTATCGACTACATTGAACTTGGTAAAAAAGCAGGCGTTATGGCTGCAAGAGTGCTAAAGGGTGAGGACGTTAAGAATATCCCTTACGAAACTCTTACAGAAAGTAAAATTACTATCAACACTGACGCCGCAGAAAAAATCGGAGTAACAATACCGCAGTCAATCACAGACAGAGCTGAGGTCAAAAACGCTCCGTCTGAATCATGA
- a CDS encoding 1-deoxy-D-xylulose-5-phosphate synthase: MYIEKINQPTDVKNLNSEQLHILADEMRQALLQKLSKHGGHFGPNLGMVEAAIALHYVFNSPTDKIVYDVSHQSYPHKMLTGRKDAFLYEDKYDDVSGYSNPDESDHDFFTIGHTSTSVSLACGLAKGRDLKGDKENIIAVIGDGSLSGGEALEGLDFASELNSNLIIVVNDNDMSIAENHGGLYKNLKKLRDTDGKAECNLFKSMGLDYVFVKDGNDIDSLITAFKQVKDSTYPVVVHICTQKGKGYEIAEKNKEAWHYCGPFDLETGKSDMPQDGEDYSSMTADILLKKMKEDKTIVGITSATPTVFGFTEDKRKEAGSQFVDVGIAEETAVALASGIAKNGGKPIYGVYSTFIQRTYDQLSQDLCINNSAATILVYWASVYGMNDVTHLGIYDIPMMSNIPNLVYLAPTTKEEYLAMLDWSIEQNDHPVAIRVPISVVSDGKKVTKDFSKLNEYEVTQNGSKIAIVALGSFYSVGAKTAEIIENKTGVKPTLINPIYITGTDDKLLEQLKENHDIVITVEDGVLDGGFGEKIARFYGNSDIKVLNYGLKKEFLDRYNPEEIVKANRLTPEQIAEDVCGIIG, encoded by the coding sequence ATGTATATTGAAAAAATCAATCAACCGACAGACGTAAAGAATTTAAACAGTGAACAGCTTCACATTCTTGCAGACGAAATGCGTCAAGCACTTTTGCAAAAGCTAAGCAAGCACGGCGGACACTTCGGTCCTAATCTCGGTATGGTAGAGGCGGCAATCGCACTTCACTATGTCTTTAACTCACCGACAGACAAAATCGTGTATGATGTTTCTCACCAAAGCTATCCGCATAAAATGCTTACAGGCAGAAAAGATGCGTTTTTGTACGAGGACAAGTATGATGATGTATCGGGTTACAGCAATCCCGACGAAAGCGACCACGATTTCTTTACAATCGGTCACACTTCAACTTCCGTTTCACTTGCCTGCGGTCTTGCAAAAGGTCGTGACTTAAAGGGCGATAAGGAAAATATCATTGCCGTAATCGGCGACGGTTCACTTTCGGGCGGCGAGGCTCTTGAAGGTCTTGACTTTGCAAGCGAACTTAACAGCAATCTTATAATCGTTGTAAACGATAACGATATGTCAATCGCTGAAAATCACGGCGGTTTATATAAAAACCTAAAAAAGCTTCGCGATACAGACGGAAAAGCCGAATGTAATCTTTTCAAGTCAATGGGACTTGACTATGTGTTCGTAAAAGACGGAAACGACATTGATTCGCTTATCACCGCATTCAAGCAAGTTAAAGACAGCACTTATCCGGTTGTTGTTCACATTTGTACGCAAAAAGGTAAAGGATATGAAATAGCTGAAAAGAATAAAGAGGCTTGGCATTACTGCGGTCCTTTTGACCTTGAAACAGGTAAATCTGATATGCCGCAAGACGGAGAAGACTATTCATCAATGACCGCCGACATTCTTTTGAAGAAGATGAAAGAGGACAAGACTATTGTCGGAATTACATCTGCCACACCTACTGTTTTCGGTTTCACAGAGGACAAGAGAAAAGAGGCTGGCTCACAATTTGTTGACGTCGGTATCGCCGAAGAAACAGCCGTTGCACTTGCCTCGGGTATCGCAAAGAACGGTGGCAAACCTATTTACGGTGTTTACAGCACATTTATTCAACGTACCTACGACCAGCTTTCACAGGATTTATGTATCAACAACAGTGCTGCAACAATCCTTGTATATTGGGCATCTGTTTACGGTATGAATGACGTTACTCACCTTGGCATATATGATATTCCGATGATGTCTAACATTCCTAATCTTGTCTATCTTGCACCGACAACAAAGGAAGAATACCTTGCAATGCTTGATTGGAGTATTGAGCAAAACGACCACCCTGTTGCAATCCGTGTACCTATCAGTGTTGTATCAGACGGCAAAAAGGTTACAAAGGACTTCAGCAAGCTAAATGAATATGAAGTTACTCAAAACGGCAGTAAAATTGCAATCGTTGCACTTGGCTCATTCTATTCGGTAGGTGCAAAAACGGCTGAAATTATCGAAAACAAAACAGGTGTAAAACCTACACTTATAAACCCGATTTACATTACAGGTACTGACGATAAGCTTTTGGAACAGCTTAAAGAAAACCATGACATTGTTATAACAGTCGAGGACGGTGTTTTAGACGGCGGTTTCGGCGAAAAGATTGCAAGATTTTACGGCAATTCTGACATCAAGGTATTGAATTACGGTTTAAAGAAAGAATTTCTTGACAGATATAACCCTGAAGAAATCGTCAAAGCAAACCGTCTTACTCCTGAGCAAATTGCAGAGGACGTTTGCGGTATAATCGGTTAA
- a CDS encoding MerR family transcriptional regulator, producing the protein MTIKEVSEKYDISQDTLRYYERIGMIPPVTRTSSGIRDYQESDLGWVEHVICMRSAGLPVESIIEYVKLCQEGDETIPARLQLLVEQRKNLLDQMEQMNVTLKRLDYKIDRYETAVKTGELSWD; encoded by the coding sequence ATGACTATAAAAGAAGTAAGCGAAAAATACGATATTTCGCAGGACACTTTGCGATATTATGAACGTATCGGAATGATACCGCCTGTTACACGAACATCAAGCGGTATTCGTGATTATCAGGAAAGCGACTTAGGTTGGGTTGAGCACGTTATTTGTATGCGAAGTGCCGGTCTGCCTGTCGAATCTATAATCGAATATGTCAAGCTTTGTCAAGAGGGTGACGAAACCATTCCGGCAAGACTTCAGCTTTTGGTTGAGCAAAGAAAAAATCTACTCGACCAAATGGAACAAATGAATGTCACATTAAAGCGACTGGACTACAAAATCGACCGTTACGAAACAGCCGTGAAAACAGGCGAATTATCTTGGGATTGA
- a CDS encoding ABC transporter ATP-binding protein — protein sequence MLELSHIYKTFNQGTIDEKVLFSDFNITVNDGDFVGVIGSNGSGKTTMLNVISGDMPIDSGSVLLDGKELNKLKNFKRAQRIGRVFQNPAMGTCPSMTIWENMSIADNKGKNFGLSFGLNRQRKDFYRSQLELLGMGLENRLSTLAGSLSGGQRQALALIMATMIRPDLLLLDEHTAALDPKSSDTVMMLTDKIVHEKNITTIMVTHNLRHAVEHGTRTVMMHNGEAIMDVSGAEKDNKTINDYLTVFNEISIECGN from the coding sequence ATGCTTGAACTTTCTCACATTTATAAAACTTTTAATCAAGGAACTATTGATGAAAAGGTACTTTTTTCGGACTTTAACATAACCGTAAACGACGGTGATTTTGTCGGCGTTATCGGTTCAAACGGTTCGGGAAAAACGACTATGTTAAATGTCATTTCGGGCGATATGCCGATTGACAGCGGAAGTGTTTTGCTTGACGGTAAGGAGCTTAATAAGCTGAAAAACTTTAAACGTGCACAGAGAATAGGCAGAGTTTTTCAAAATCCCGCAATGGGAACCTGTCCGTCAATGACTATATGGGAAAACATGTCTATCGCAGATAATAAGGGTAAGAATTTCGGACTTTCGTTTGGACTTAACCGTCAGAGAAAAGACTTTTACCGTTCACAGCTTGAACTTTTGGGTATGGGACTTGAAAACAGACTTTCAACTCTTGCAGGCTCACTTTCGGGCGGTCAAAGACAGGCACTTGCACTTATTATGGCGACTATGATCAGACCTGATTTGTTGCTTTTGGACGAACATACAGCCGCGCTTGACCCTAAATCTTCTGATACGGTTATGATGCTTACGGATAAGATTGTTCATGAAAAGAACATAACAACCATTATGGTAACGCATAATCTTCGTCACGCGGTTGAGCATGGCACAAGAACTGTTATGATGCATAACGGCGAGGCTATTATGGATGTTTCGGGTGCGGAAAAAGATAATAAGACAATAAATGACTATTTGACAGTGTTTAATGAAATAAGTATTGAATGCGGAAATTAG
- a CDS encoding rhamnogalacturonan lyase family protein, with protein sequence MLKKLTAFLTAAVMVTSVASIPVLTSYADTNSTTEKRVMEKLDRGTVAVKTNDGVYLSWRLLGTESLTNQAFDIYRDSEKIYTTGEHDATCYTDSKGTADNKYTVVPKGEAIDKTEAVDVWTTNTTYKGRSVAYKDIAFKVPDGGKTPKDEEYTYTANDMSVGDLDGDGEYEYIVKWDPSNSKDNSVKGYTGNVYLDAYELDGTLLWRIDLGVNIRAGAHYTQYMVYDFDGDGKSEVILKTAPGSKDGEGNYVSKAGKNITKGDDKKDYRNSSGLLMGKDGGPEYLTVFNGETGAAMQTVDFDPPRSILTSSEWGDSYANRSERYLAAVAYLDGVHPSVVMTRGYYTYVYAAAYTWDGTDLKEQWLSTNTPTEENGGTGCTVKYADGTSKNNTNKTLYAQGAHSVSVADVDNDGYDEIIFGSAVLDHDGTVLTYDGRGHGDAEHVSDFDNDGKQEIFMAHEAGKHNDKIIPYAVDIKRYNGDIMLQAAQGDIGRGIMDNVDDEYALSSGNLSLFWSVAADGIYNQAGEKVGNIPNTNGSNMENFAVYWDGDLGRELLDGNKLVKYSIKSGTERIYYDSKNSTLPGSINNSTKSNACLTADLFGDWREEIVLRYGDGVRIYFSTIPTDYRLTTLMHDSQYRCAIAWQNVGYNQPPHTSYYIGSVALAKDSGGNTLNYLAPNTSFTEVTYPDTSSITPRPTIKTTPEPVSVSVTPDADTYLVDGTTAHGSDEELKINQATDYYSSTSPGLKDIKGLGLIRFDLSKYAGKKLTSATLKLYDKFTNTDKRNSVLHLDYCSKNDWDEATVTINDIKTRGEDTPLSSLGLQVSPAYNVDYKEISFDVTDVIKEKCTDNLITFTLWTGTGREQVIASKEYSGTDAQGPTLVLEFEGEEPTPTPTVVPTATPTLKPTATPTLKPTAIPTAIPTVIPTATPNLANNKITAMINSNNKLDVTLDFENVDMNDVNVYVAFKNNGKLVGMKMPQASELKGIDLIDKEYTDIEVYAWDNKQKPYANIVRIINNVQ encoded by the coding sequence ATGTTAAAAAAATTAACCGCATTTTTGACGGCAGCTGTAATGGTTACATCAGTTGCGTCAATACCGGTGTTGACGTCATATGCCGACACAAATTCAACTACTGAAAAACGAGTAATGGAAAAACTTGATCGAGGCACTGTTGCCGTTAAAACAAATGACGGTGTGTATTTGTCGTGGCGACTTTTGGGTACGGAAAGTCTTACAAATCAAGCATTTGATATATACCGTGACAGTGAAAAAATATACACAACAGGCGAACACGATGCAACTTGCTATACCGATTCAAAAGGCACGGCGGATAACAAGTATACAGTTGTGCCGAAAGGTGAGGCAATAGACAAAACAGAGGCGGTTGATGTTTGGACAACAAACACAACATATAAAGGTCGTTCTGTGGCATATAAAGACATTGCGTTTAAAGTTCCTGACGGAGGAAAGACGCCGAAAGATGAAGAATATACATATACCGCAAACGATATGAGTGTGGGCGACCTTGACGGTGACGGAGAATATGAATACATCGTAAAATGGGACCCGTCTAATTCAAAGGATAATTCCGTTAAGGGTTATACGGGCAATGTGTACTTGGACGCATATGAGCTTGACGGCACTCTTCTTTGGAGAATAGATTTGGGAGTTAATATCCGCGCTGGTGCGCACTATACTCAATATATGGTCTATGATTTTGACGGTGACGGTAAGTCGGAAGTCATATTAAAAACAGCACCGGGCTCAAAAGACGGTGAGGGTAATTATGTCTCAAAAGCAGGAAAAAATATAACCAAGGGTGACGATAAAAAAGATTACAGAAATTCATCCGGTTTGCTTATGGGCAAGGATGGCGGACCGGAGTATTTAACTGTATTTAACGGTGAAACAGGCGCGGCAATGCAGACTGTTGATTTTGACCCGCCGAGAAGTATTTTGACATCTTCCGAATGGGGCGACAGCTATGCAAACAGAAGTGAAAGATACCTTGCCGCGGTGGCATATCTTGACGGTGTACATCCAAGCGTTGTTATGACGAGGGGATATTATACATATGTGTATGCGGCGGCATATACTTGGGACGGCACAGACCTTAAAGAACAATGGCTTTCAACTAATACACCGACAGAAGAAAATGGCGGTACAGGTTGTACCGTAAAATATGCAGACGGTACAAGTAAAAATAATACAAACAAAACGCTTTATGCACAAGGTGCACACAGTGTATCGGTAGCTGACGTGGATAATGACGGATATGACGAGATTATTTTCGGCAGTGCGGTTCTTGACCATGACGGAACTGTTTTGACGTATGACGGCCGAGGACACGGTGACGCAGAACACGTTTCGGACTTTGATAACGACGGAAAACAAGAAATATTTATGGCACACGAGGCAGGTAAGCACAATGATAAAATAATTCCATATGCGGTAGATATAAAGAGATATAATGGTGATATTATGCTACAAGCCGCACAGGGAGATATAGGCAGAGGTATTATGGATAATGTCGATGATGAATATGCACTGTCAAGCGGTAATCTTTCGTTGTTCTGGTCGGTAGCGGCTGACGGTATATATAATCAAGCCGGTGAAAAAGTAGGAAATATACCTAATACCAATGGAAGCAATATGGAGAATTTTGCAGTTTATTGGGACGGTGATTTGGGGCGAGAATTGCTTGACGGAAATAAACTTGTAAAATACAGTATAAAAAGCGGTACGGAAAGAATTTATTATGACAGTAAAAATTCAACATTGCCGGGTTCAATAAATAACAGTACAAAGTCAAATGCGTGTCTTACAGCCGACCTTTTCGGTGATTGGCGTGAAGAAATCGTGCTTAGATACGGTGACGGTGTGAGAATTTATTTTTCGACTATTCCGACTGATTACAGACTTACAACGCTTATGCACGACAGTCAATATCGTTGCGCAATAGCATGGCAGAATGTCGGATACAACCAGCCGCCTCATACAAGCTATTATATAGGTTCGGTGGCTTTGGCGAAAGATTCGGGTGGCAACACATTAAACTACCTTGCACCGAATACGTCATTTACTGAGGTGACTTATCCTGACACATCGTCAATTACACCGCGTCCGACAATTAAGACAACGCCTGAACCTGTTTCGGTTTCTGTCACTCCGGACGCAGACACGTATCTTGTTGACGGTACAACAGCACACGGATCTGATGAAGAATTAAAAATTAATCAGGCGACAGATTATTACTCGTCAACATCTCCGGGATTAAAGGATATTAAAGGTTTGGGGTTGATACGTTTTGACCTTTCCAAATATGCCGGTAAAAAATTAACTTCGGCAACATTGAAATTGTACGATAAATTTACTAATACAGATAAGAGAAATTCGGTTTTGCACCTCGATTATTGTTCAAAAAATGATTGGGATGAGGCGACCGTTACTATAAATGATATAAAGACAAGAGGCGAGGATACGCCGTTGTCGTCATTGGGTTTGCAAGTGTCACCTGCATACAATGTCGATTATAAGGAAATATCGTTCGATGTGACGGATGTGATAAAAGAGAAGTGTACAGATAATTTGATTACGTTTACATTGTGGACAGGTACAGGACGTGAACAGGTTATCGCGTCAAAGGAATACAGCGGTACAGACGCACAAGGACCGACACTTGTTTTGGAATTTGAGGGAGAAGAGCCGACACCAACGCCAACGGTAGTGCCAACGGCAACACCAACATTAAAGCCAACGGCAACACCAACATTAAAGCCGACAGCAATTCCGACAGCAATCCCAACGGTGATCCCAACAGCGACACCAAATTTGGCAAACAACAAAATCACAGCTATGATAAATAGCAACAACAAACTTGATGTCACACTTGATTTTGAAAATGTGGATATGAATGATGTTAATGTGTATGTTGCCTTTAAGAATAACGGTAAGCTTGTGGGAATGAAAATGCCACAGGCAAGCGAGTTAAAGGGAATAGATTTGATTGATAAAGAGTATACTGATATAGAGGTTTATGCTTGGGATAATAAGCAGAAACCGTATGCGAATATAGTACGTATCATTAATAATGTACAATAA
- a CDS encoding ABC transporter permease has protein sequence MIEGLIVGILEQGLIYGIMAMGVYITYTILDFPDLSVDGTFPLGIAICFVMINNGLNPWLALLAAFAAGCIAGMFTGIFNVKLRIRNLLCGILTMTALYSINYGIVGKASDFLSMDTTTIFSQTAFLFGNGHFALYSKFVVILVITLIAKFALDWYMRTKSGFLLRSVGDNEGLVITLAQNPGTIKIIGLAIANGLVSLAGAVYCQYGKAFNVASGTGTVVMGLAAVIIGSTIFKKIKFLRITTGVLFGMIIYKACISIALAAGLRSQDTNLMITILFIATLCVDEFLLKKKKVGVKKNA, from the coding sequence ATGATTGAAGGACTGATAGTCGGAATACTTGAGCAGGGACTGATATATGGAATAATGGCTATGGGTGTGTATATTACCTATACCATTCTTGATTTCCCCGATTTGTCTGTAGACGGTACGTTCCCTCTCGGAATAGCTATATGCTTTGTGATGATTAATAACGGTCTTAATCCGTGGCTTGCATTGCTTGCGGCATTTGCCGCAGGGTGCATAGCCGGTATGTTTACGGGAATTTTCAACGTAAAACTCAGAATACGCAATCTTCTTTGCGGTATTCTTACTATGACGGCTCTTTATTCGATAAATTACGGAATAGTCGGAAAAGCGTCGGATTTCCTAAGTATGGATACAACGACTATTTTCTCACAGACAGCTTTTCTTTTCGGAAACGGTCACTTTGCATTGTACTCTAAATTTGTTGTTATTCTTGTGATTACGCTTATCGCAAAGTTTGCACTTGATTGGTATATGCGTACCAAGTCGGGATTTCTTTTAAGAAGTGTCGGAGATAATGAGGGGCTTGTAATCACGCTTGCACAAAATCCGGGAACGATTAAAATTATCGGTCTTGCGATTGCAAACGGACTTGTTTCGCTTGCAGGTGCGGTGTACTGCCAATACGGCAAAGCGTTTAACGTTGCGTCTGGTACGGGTACTGTTGTTATGGGTCTTGCCGCCGTTATTATCGGCTCGACTATATTTAAGAAAATTAAATTCCTTAGAATTACAACAGGCGTGCTTTTCGGTATGATTATTTATAAGGCTTGTATTTCAATCGCACTTGCCGCAGGCTTGCGTTCACAGGATACAAACCTTATGATTACGATTTTGTTTATCGCAACACTTTGCGTAGACGAATTTTTGCTTAAAAAAAAGAAAGTTGGGGTGAAGAAAAATGCTTGA